A stretch of the Argentina anserina chromosome 6, drPotAnse1.1, whole genome shotgun sequence genome encodes the following:
- the LOC126798366 gene encoding adenosine kinase 2, producing the protein MASEGILLGMGNPLLDISAVVDHDFLKKYDLQLNNAILAEDKHLPMYEELAANPSVEYIAGGATQNSIRVAQWMLQVPGATSYMGSIGKDKYGEEMKKNSKLAGVNVHYYEDESAPTGTCGVCVVGGERSLIANLAAANCYKVEHLKKPENWALVEKAKYIYIAGFFLTVSPESIQLVAEHAAANNKVFSMNLSAPFICEFFKDVQEKVLPYMDYVFGNETEARTFSKVHGWETDDVEQIALKISEWTKVGARKRITVITQGADPVVVAEDGKVKKFPVILLPKEKLVDTNGAGDAFVGGFLSQLVQEKPIEDCVKAGCYAANVIIQRSGCTYPEKPDFN; encoded by the exons ATGGCCTCCGAAGGAATTCTGCTCGGAATGGGCAACCCCCTCCTCGACATCTCCGCCGTCGTCGACCATGACTTCTTGAAAAA ATATGATCTCCAGCTCAACAATGCTATTCTCGCGGAGGACAAGCACCTTCCCAT GTATGAGGAACTTGCTGCCAACCCTAGCGTGGAGTACATTGCTGGAG GTGCTACTCAAAATTCCATTCGAGTTGCCCAG TGGATGCTTCAAGTACCTGGTGCAACAAGTTACATGGGCAGCATAGGAAAGGATAAGTATGGTgaggagatgaagaagaactCAAAACTTGCTGGTGTTAAC GTTCACTATTATGAGGATGAGTCTGCACCAACAGGTACCTGTGGTGTATGTGTAGTGGGTGGTGAAAG GTCACTTATTGCCAATTTGGCAGCTGCTAACTGCTATAAAGTTGAGCATTTGAAGAAACCAGAAAACTGGGCATTGG TTGAGAAGGCCAAGTACATCTACATTGCTGGTTTTTTCTTAACTGTATCACCAGAATccattcagcttgttgctgaACATGCAGCCGCAAATAACAAG GTCTTTAGCATGAACCTTTCTGCCCCGTTTATCTGTGAGTTTTTCAAGGATGTCCAGGAGAAAGTCTTGCC GTACATGGATTATGTTTTTGGAAACGAGACAGAAGCAAGAACCTTCTCGAAAGTCCACGGCTGGGAG ACTGATGATGTCGAGCAAATAGCTCTTAAGATCTCCGAGTGGACGAAAGTAGGAGCACGCAAGAGGATCACTGTTATTACTCAGGGAGCAGATCCTGTGGTTGTTGCTGAGGATGGGAAAGTGAAGAAGTTCCCAGTGATACTGTTGCCAAAAGAAAAGCTTGTTGATACCAATGGAGCAG GGGATGCGTTTGTTGGAGGTTTTCTTTCTCAATTAGTTCAAGAGAAACCCATTGAAGATTGCGTGAAAGCTGGTTGTTATGCTGCAAATGTGATCATCCAGAGGTCTGGCTGCACCTACCCAGAGAAGCCCGACTTTAACTGA
- the LOC126796809 gene encoding adenosine kinase 2-like, with translation MASEGILLGMGNPLLDISAIVDEDFLKKYDLQFDNAILAEDKHLPIYEELCSNPNVEYTAGGATNKSIRVAQWMLQEPGATSYMGSIGKDKYGDEMKKSSKLAGVNVHFYEEESVPTGTCAVCIVGDGRSLVANLSAANCYKFEHLKRPENWALVEKAKYLYIAGFFLTVSPESIQLVGEHAAKNNKIFGMNLSATFISEFFKDVQEKALP, from the exons ATGGCTTCCGAAGGAATCCTGTTGGGGATGGGCAACCCCCTCCTTGATATCTCTGCCATAGTCGACGAAGACTTCTTGAAAAA ATATGATCTCCAATTCGACAATGCTATTCTTGCAGAGGATAAACACTTACCCAT ATATGAGGAACTTTGTTCCAATCCTAACGTGGAGTACACTGCTGGAG GTGCTACTAACAAATCCATTCGAGTTGCCCAG TGGATGCTTCAAGAACCCGGTGCAACAAGTTATATGGGTAGCATAGGAAAAGATAAGTATGGGGATGAGATGAAGAAAAGCTCAAAACTTGCTGGTGTAAAT GTTCACTTTTACGAGGAGGAGTCTGTACCAACAGGAACTTGTGCTGTTTGTATTGTGGGAGATGGGAG GTCTCTTGTTGCCAATTTGTCTGCTGCCAACTGCTACAAATTTGAGCATTTGAAAAGACCAGAAAATTGGGCATTGG TTGAGAAGGCCAAGTACTTGTATATTGCTGGTTTTTTCCTAACTGTATCGCCTGAATCGATACAGCTTGTTGGTGAACATGCCGCCAAAAATAACAAG ATTTTTGGTATGAACCTTTCTGCTACGTTTATCTCTGAGTTTTTCAAGGATGTTCAGGAGAAAGCTTTGCCGTAA
- the LOC126798364 gene encoding uncharacterized protein LOC126798364, which translates to MSNQQQQPRLHHLKSTSQVLRQASSSFASNLPTFLFLSLLIFSFRSLVENGSLLLTSFLDRDPSLKSLLSRLDLAAASSLDSPLPRRRRPFLHLTRVGTLDDDFFSGDDDHDSRSGRLFSSHPQAPIFIFSRSSTLGFNSSRISSIEHRDRIKDDEYENQDSGEEQEQEQDDDNSDSETENPILGFQFFIKGLELGQRDVAALFFLVSFLSAAYGWVILGFLVTYSWVLGIVFTTVVNDLIGRFTSFIGLVWDGSRLGVKRLSGFILMRWAVRDAFTQLLGWWYFAEIEDQYSFFKLFIRFKLMPFSVMPPWIRGFDKELAGFLFMWMFVDTVVAFVLAVDAWVAIVDSRKSGKEIVKEGLQLVGSMFSQAVKIKCLEVIFCGTFLKWGLTSVFGKSFGKAFQATVEVYFMVAWLVFYFAARAQCRDASSQGDRIGALH; encoded by the coding sequence ATGAGCAaccagcagcagcagccgcGCCTCCACCACCTGAAATCGACCTCCCAGGTCCTCCGCCaagcctcctcctccttcgccTCCAACCTCCCcaccttcctcttcctctccctCCTCATCTTCTCCTTCCGCTCCCTCGTCGAAAATGGCTCCCTCCTCCTCACCTCCTTCCTCGACCGCGACCCTTCCCTCAAGTCCCTCCTCTCCCGTCTCGACCTCGCCGCCGCCTCCTCCCTTGACTCTCCCCTcccccgccgccgccgccccTTCCTCCACCTCACCCGCGTCGGCACCCTCGACGACGACTTCTTCTCCGGCGACGACGACCACGACTCCCGCTCCGGCCGGCTCTTCTCCTCCCACCCCCAAGCCcccatcttcatcttctcccgCTCCTCCACGCTAGGGTTTAACTCCTCCCGAATTTCAAGCATCGAGCATAGAGATAGAATCAAGGACGACGAGTATGAAAATCAAGATTCCGgcgaagaacaagaacaagaacaagatgaCGACAATTCAGATTCCGAAACGGAGAATCCGATTCTGGGTTTCCAATTCTTCATCAAAGGATTGGAGCTGGGCCAGCGTGACGTGGCGGCGCTGTTCTTCCTCGTGAGCTTCTTATCTGCGGCCTACGGCTGGGTCATACTAGGGTTTCTAGTCACGTATTCTTGGGTGCTGGGCATTGTGTTCACTACTGTTGTTAATGATCTCATAGGGAGGTTCACTTCGTTCATTGGCTTGGTCTGGGACGGTTCTAGATTAGGCGTCAAGAGATTATCCGGCTTCATTTTAATGAGGTGGGCCGTAAGAGACGCCTTCACTCAGCTTCTCGGATGGTGGTACTTCGCTGAGATTGAGGATCAGTACTCGTTTTTTAAGCTCTTTATTAGGTTCAAGTTGATGCCTTTCTCTGTAATGCCGCCCTGGATTCGGGGCTTCGACAAGGAGCTGGCCGGGTTTCTGTTCATGTGGATGTTTGTGGACACTGTCGTGGCGTTTGTGTTGGCTGTGGATGCGTGGGTTGCGATTGTGGACTCGAGGAAGAGTGGGAAGGAGATTGTGAAAGAGGGTTTGCAGCTGGTGGGATCCATGTTTAGTCAGGCTGTGAAGATTAAGTGCTTGGAGGTTATATTTTGCGGGACGTTTCTCAAGTGGGGGCTGACTAGTGTTTTTGGGAAGTCGTTTGGTAAGGCCTTTCAGGCGACGGTGGAGGTTTACTTTATGGTGGCGTGGCTGGTGTTTTACTTTGCCGCGAGGGCGCAGTGTAGGGATGCTAGCTCACAGGGGGATAGAATTGGAGCACTACATTGA
- the LOC126798371 gene encoding protein SMALL AUXIN UP-REGULATED RNA 12, with protein sequence MMKGKFAKVCANKLRKIGSKGSVPSSSSCCEQCCQWAMWPNSMHEENSIPKDVPKGHLVVYVGENHKRFVIKLTLLNHPLFIALLDQAREEYDFNAHSKLYIPCDENLFLEVVRCAKLSR encoded by the coding sequence ATGATGAAGGGCAAGTTTGCAAAGGTGTGTGCAAATAAGTTGAGGAAGATAGGGAGCAAAGGAAGCgtaccttcttcttcctcgtgCTGTGAGCAATGCTGTCAATGGGCTATGTGGCCAAACTCCATGCATGAAGAGAATTCGATTCCAAAAGACGTCCCAAAGGGTCACTTGGTAGTTTATGTTGGTGAAAACCACAAGAGGTTCGTAATCAAGCTCACCTTGCTCAACCACCCACTCTTCATAGCACTCCTGGATCAAGCTCGAGAAGAATATGACTTCAATGCTCATTCGAAACTCTACATACCATGCGATGAGAATCTCTTTCTCGAAGTTGTTCGATGCGCTAAGCTCTCCAGATGA
- the LOC126798362 gene encoding uncharacterized protein LOC126798362 isoform X1 has translation MDHKAQLCKNFVNMKSQRVRFEESFAPALDDESETIEHLLAEPKTEFVTVDGVLCFGKENVEKCLSFDDFASGFDYGLNTFTGGRHSAHPRGLRSAHPRQGDYELELGVLDGLLDEVEEVEDIHATNGLASPCDDFLLDIGFTGKDTVLEFGPHERSHCGNTDSRSPGLSGSSNSVVGVSESSTVTIQDFECKNHSQPKESPHKFLCDLRQKKRRQTPVEGSTQPSSFSFQNLKELDNYRKPLGNGLCSSEIDKSSVEANKIGAIIKKRRLPKTKRFVENSSKRKAKNFVASDNISHPAATDDQCSHARSQSKLLTRPRTLSSVPEEDSISDNLTLSEFKIRIARPKKQAIPTEFQPITSESEDEIVRVTIREKHDQGNNQPIKSKSEDETLTTKLSKKHDRRKHQPTNSESANETATRRRSTRNNQRTHHPVNSESDDEILERKRSKKHDRRKHQRMWDISEVMALVDGISEHGVAQWTRIQRLLFTSFSHRTPMDLRDKWRNLLKNCCSRKLKKELEEKDENDMHLPKSLIYRVRELAKKHPYPRQRGKKCSPAILPAEYPKQRGKKCTPAILPAESKGASSDRIIKYVRKKNRS, from the exons ATGGATCACAAAGCTCAGTTGTGTAAGAACTTTGTCAACATGAAATCCCAAAGG GTGAGATTTGAAGAATCTTTTGCTCCTGCACTGGATGATGAATCTGAGACGATTGAGCACTTACTAGCAGAACCTAAAACAGAATTTGTTACAGTAGATGGTGTCTTGTGTTTTGGCAAAGAGAATGTAGAAAAATGCTTGAGCTTTGATGATTTTGCTTCTGGATTTGACTATGGACTAAATACATTCACTG GTGGGCGTCATTCTGCTCATCCTCGCGGGTTGCGTTCTGCTCATCCTCGCCAAGGAGACTATGAATTAGAACTTGGA GTTCTTGATGGATTGCTGGATGAAGTTGAAGAAGTGGAGGATATTCATGCAACAAATGGCCTTGCAAGTCCATGTGATGATTTTCTTCTAG ATATTGGATTTACAGGGAAAGATACTGTGCTGGAATTTGGTCCTCATGAAAGATCACATTGTGGAAACACTGATAGTCGGTCCCCAGGGTTAAGTGGCAGTAGTAATAGTGTTGTAGGAGTTTCTGAATCGTCAACGGTGACAATTCAAGATTTTGAGTGCAAAAATCATTCTCAGCCCAAGGAATCACCTCATAAGTTTCTTTGTGACCTCAGGCAGAAAAAACGACGTCAGACACCAGTTGAAGGAAGTACGCAGCCTAGTTCATTCAGTTTTCAAAATCTTAAAGAGTTGGATAATTATCGGAAACCTTTAGGAAATGGATTATGTTCCAGTGAAATTGACAAGAGTTCTGTTGAAGCAAACAAAATTGGTGCCATTATTAAGAAGAGAAGACTGCCTAAGACTAAGAGATTCGTTGAAAATTCTTCAAAAAGGAAAGCAAAAAATTTTGTGGCAAGTGATAACATTTCTCATCCTGCTGCTACAGATGATCAGTGCTCGCATGCTAGATCTCAGAGTAAACTTCTTACAAGACCAAGGACATTGTCATCAGTTCCCGAGGAGGATTCAATTTCAGATAATCTAACACTGTCTGAATTCAAGATACGGATAGCACGTCCAAAGAAGCAG GCAATTCCGACTGAATTTCAACCCATTACATCTGAGTCTGAAGATGAAATTGTGAGAGTGACGATACGAGAAAAGCATGATCAAGGGAATAATCAACCTATTAAATCCAAGTCTGAAGATGAAACGTTGACCACGAAGCTATCCAAAAAGCATGATAGAAGGAAGCATCAACCTACAAACTCTGAGTCTGCTAATGAAACTGCGACAAGGAGAAGATCTACAAGGAATAATCAAAGGACGCATCATCCTGTTAACTCTGAGTCTGATGATGAGATTCTGGAAAGGAAAAGATCTAAAAAGCATGATCGAAGAAAGCATCAAAGGATGTGGGATATCTCTGAGGTGATGGCATTGGTTGATGGTATTTCTGAGCATGGAGTTGCACAATGGACACGCATACAGAGGCTtctatttacatctttttctCATCGTACGCCTATGGATCTCAGG GACAAATGGAGAAATCTTCTGAAAAATTGCTGTAGCAGGAAACTGAAGAAAGAG CTTGAAGAAAAGGATGAGAATGACATGCATCTACCAAAGTCACTGATATACCGAGTCCGTGAGCTGGCAAAGAAACATCCATATCCAAGGCAGCGTGGTAAAAAGTGTTCCCCTGCCATACTCCCTGCTGAATATCCAAAGCAGCGTGGTAAAAAGTGTACCCCTGCCATACTCCCTGCTGAAAGCAAAGGTGCTTCATCGGACCGGATCATAAAGTATGTGAGAAAGAAGAACCGTTCTTGA
- the LOC126798362 gene encoding uncharacterized protein LOC126798362 isoform X2 yields the protein MDHKAQLCKNFVNMKSQRVRFEESFAPALDDESETIEHLLAEPKTEFVTVDGVLCFGKENVEKCLSFDDFASGFDYGLNTFTGGRHSAHPRGLRSAHPRQGDYELELGVLDGLLDEVEEVEDIHATNGLASPCDDFLLDIGFTGKDTVLEFGPHERSHCGNTDSRSPGLSGSSNSVVGVSESSTVTIQDFECKNHSQPKESPHKFLCDLRQKKRRQTPVEGSTQPSSFSFQNLKELDNYRKPLGNGLCSSEIDKSSVEANKIGAIIKKRRLPKTKRFVENSSKRKAKNFVASDNISHPAATDDQCSHARSQSKLLTRPRTLSSVPEEDSISDNLTLSEFKIRIARPKKQAIPTEFQPITSESEDEIVRVTIREKHDQGNNQPIKSKSEDETLTTKLSKKHDRRKHQPTNSESANETATRRRSTRNNQRTHHPVNSESDDEILERKRSKKHDRRKHQRMWDISEVMALVDGISEHGVAQWTRIQRLLFTSFSHRTPMDLRVY from the exons ATGGATCACAAAGCTCAGTTGTGTAAGAACTTTGTCAACATGAAATCCCAAAGG GTGAGATTTGAAGAATCTTTTGCTCCTGCACTGGATGATGAATCTGAGACGATTGAGCACTTACTAGCAGAACCTAAAACAGAATTTGTTACAGTAGATGGTGTCTTGTGTTTTGGCAAAGAGAATGTAGAAAAATGCTTGAGCTTTGATGATTTTGCTTCTGGATTTGACTATGGACTAAATACATTCACTG GTGGGCGTCATTCTGCTCATCCTCGCGGGTTGCGTTCTGCTCATCCTCGCCAAGGAGACTATGAATTAGAACTTGGA GTTCTTGATGGATTGCTGGATGAAGTTGAAGAAGTGGAGGATATTCATGCAACAAATGGCCTTGCAAGTCCATGTGATGATTTTCTTCTAG ATATTGGATTTACAGGGAAAGATACTGTGCTGGAATTTGGTCCTCATGAAAGATCACATTGTGGAAACACTGATAGTCGGTCCCCAGGGTTAAGTGGCAGTAGTAATAGTGTTGTAGGAGTTTCTGAATCGTCAACGGTGACAATTCAAGATTTTGAGTGCAAAAATCATTCTCAGCCCAAGGAATCACCTCATAAGTTTCTTTGTGACCTCAGGCAGAAAAAACGACGTCAGACACCAGTTGAAGGAAGTACGCAGCCTAGTTCATTCAGTTTTCAAAATCTTAAAGAGTTGGATAATTATCGGAAACCTTTAGGAAATGGATTATGTTCCAGTGAAATTGACAAGAGTTCTGTTGAAGCAAACAAAATTGGTGCCATTATTAAGAAGAGAAGACTGCCTAAGACTAAGAGATTCGTTGAAAATTCTTCAAAAAGGAAAGCAAAAAATTTTGTGGCAAGTGATAACATTTCTCATCCTGCTGCTACAGATGATCAGTGCTCGCATGCTAGATCTCAGAGTAAACTTCTTACAAGACCAAGGACATTGTCATCAGTTCCCGAGGAGGATTCAATTTCAGATAATCTAACACTGTCTGAATTCAAGATACGGATAGCACGTCCAAAGAAGCAG GCAATTCCGACTGAATTTCAACCCATTACATCTGAGTCTGAAGATGAAATTGTGAGAGTGACGATACGAGAAAAGCATGATCAAGGGAATAATCAACCTATTAAATCCAAGTCTGAAGATGAAACGTTGACCACGAAGCTATCCAAAAAGCATGATAGAAGGAAGCATCAACCTACAAACTCTGAGTCTGCTAATGAAACTGCGACAAGGAGAAGATCTACAAGGAATAATCAAAGGACGCATCATCCTGTTAACTCTGAGTCTGATGATGAGATTCTGGAAAGGAAAAGATCTAAAAAGCATGATCGAAGAAAGCATCAAAGGATGTGGGATATCTCTGAGGTGATGGCATTGGTTGATGGTATTTCTGAGCATGGAGTTGCACAATGGACACGCATACAGAGGCTtctatttacatctttttctCATCGTACGCCTATGGATCTCAGGGTATACTAA